GGGAGGTCGGGCGGCGCGCTAGCCAGGTTGGTCCATGCACATAAACACAGTGTGGAGAGGTAGAGAGCTgggggttggtgtgtgtgtggggggagtccTTCCTTGCACAAACGGAATTGACCATGTTGGCTTTCCTGGAGGATAAATAAGCGGTGGGATGGGCTATTCTGGAGGGTGGCGGTGACTCTGGTTTGGCTCTGGATCTCTGTCGGGCCCAGAAGGTCCCTGGAGAGCCCCGGGCTGGtcctcggaagctgccttctacgctacagagtcagacccttggtccatccggctcaggattgtctgcccagactggcagcggcttctccaaggttgcaggcgggaggacggagtctctgccagccaccctacctggagatgccgccagggaaggaacttggaacctagatgctcttcccagagcggccccatctcctaacgGGAACGTCTGACAGCGCTCAcgcgtgtggtctcccattccaatgcaaaccagggcagaccctgcttagctaagggggccatgcgtgcttgctgccaccagaccagcgctCTTCCTTCCCCCAAGATCTTTATGctttcttactttgcttcctggCTATTGATGCCTTCGCCTTGGGTTCGCCACCCTATATAAGGAAAAGTTTATGTGGGGGCTGGTTGAAGTGAGATGGGCTTATTCTGGTTTCAGGGTAGGGTTGGTGTCCCAGTATTAATGCATTGCTTTACAAGAGAGGGGGAGACCTATTGGGGAGGGGGCCGTGTTCCTTATTTTGGAAAAGGATCGTATGccccccccatttattttgcTCCCGGAGGGGCTGTAGCTGACACCCCCTGGTGACAAAACGTTTGTCTCCCTCCTGCCTGTTCTGGTGGCAGCCTCTCTTGAACTGATACCCCTAGAGAGAAAATAAGGCTCTCTCTGCCAATCTCAGGAGGCCAGATTTGGGCCAGAATTCTCTTTGCCCTGGGACTTGCATAGTCTGGGCTGCAAAGATGatctctgggcatgtgcagagttgcTGCAGCTGGAACCATACAGTGCTGGGATCAGAGAACTCTGCTGCCCAAACCAGAGCAGTGATAGGTACATTTTAAAAGGCTAAAAATGGGTCAAAGGGGACCTTGAAACTGACCATGAACCACAGGGGCATAGGTTGGCAGATCTCCTCtcaaagcatttgaggagtccccccctcattttactgaactccccccccaAATGTATGTTTCTCTCCCTGCAAAAAACCCAAGCAAaccctctttccttcccctgcaACAGAATGTAAGCCTCCCTGAACATAAcctgctgtatttacctgaatcgaagactagattcctccccaccccaacttcTTTGATGTTCGAAATTGGGGTTTCGTCTTAAAAGGAGTGCTTTATTCTTACCAGAATAATTCTctggtaaatacaggtataacctagatgtaacctctgttttttaagggggtcgtcttaaatccaGGGCTATCTTCTTTTCCGGGAAATGCAGCAACATAAGatgagcccggctggatcaggcccaaggcccatctagtcaagcatcctgtttcctacaagGGCCCACCAGACACCTCTCGGAAGCCCCCCAAGCAGAACCCACTTGGCCTGCAtcctagagagagaaagagagagagagagagtctcattTTCTTGCAGCTTCCGTGAATTCAGATTTGCCCTGTCCTTGATGgatgtttattgtttgtttgatGGTTTGTTTCCCCCACACTTCGCCCGCCTGGTGTGGTTAGGATGAGGATACAGAAGGCCAAGGGTGGGGTGTGGAAAGACAAGAGGAGGGGCCCCCCACGATGCCCCCGTTGTCATGAGGACTTGATTTCCCACTCTGAATTATTGATGGCGAAGCGGGAGAGCGGGTGGCAGGCTGCACATCCAAGCAGCTGTCCTCTGTGCTATTGCAGGGAACTGGAGTGGGGTTCTTCagatttcccccccctccccactccgtGCAAGAGAAGTCTCTTGCTGGTTCTGAGCCTAAGCATAAGAGCAGAACGGACTTTCCGTGTTCAGAAGCCGTGTGGACGGACCGCTGCAGGCCAGATGCAGTGGGGACAAACGTCCGAGCAAGATTATTCTCTTTGTGCACGGTTTGAGGGCTTCCGTGGGGCAACCGGACGGCCGTTGTGGGAAACGGGAGGCTGGACAGTGATGCatcttcggcctgatccagcagggctcttagaAGCAAAAGGCAAAGGACAAGCAACCTTAAAACCAAAAGGCCAGGCCTAGAACAAAGTGGCCACTTGTAATGAGCAAAAAATGCCCCAGCATTCTTGACCTCTGggggtgataggaacataggaagctgccttatactgagtcagactcttggtccgtctagctcagcattgtcggcactgactggcagcagctctccaagggttcagggaggggtctctcccggccctacctggaaatgctgccggggaggggatTGAATCTGGCGCCTTCCTCATGCAAAGCACaggctctacctctgagctacagccccatccctgaagggggatatctgacatcagacagcactcacgtgtagtcacccttccaaatgcaaaccatggcagaccctgcttagcaaaggggacaatttatgctcgctaatggtgcagcggcgaaatggcttgactagcaagcagaaagttgtgggttcgaatccccgctggtatgtttcccagactatgggaaacacctatatcgggcagcagcgatctaggaagatgccgaaaggcctCATCCTCTCacgctgtgcgggaggaggcaatggtaaacccctcctgcattctaccaaagacaaccacagaggtcgccaggagtcgacactgactcgacggcacactttaccttaccacaagtgTCTTGCTGGAAGCAAGGTGTTGGACCCTTGGCCAGATACAACAgaccttttatttttaattccccATGTTGCGATCATTGCAAAGGAGCAGATGTCGGCTGGACATTGGGAAGAATTTCCTAATGGTTAGAGAGTGTTGGACagcggaacagtctgcctcatgccagtgggctctccttcactggaagttTTCCAACACTAGGTGTCTGGGCATTTGTCAGGGATgcatttggccactgtggctggagatgatgggtcttgtagtccagccacatctggggatccaagttttaAGAATGCGGGGAAGAGGAACATTGAATCAATTTGTGATGGAGATACAGGGATGGGCCACTTCCTCTATACATTTCATCCCAGCACACTCATCTCATCTCACGCACTGGAGATGTAAAAACAGATGCAAGAACAAAGATGtaataaaagccctgctggatttggaccaaagatccatctagcccagattgctgtttccaacagtggccagttgGCTGTATTTAGGAAGCTTACAGGGTATGAAGAACAGCAAATTTCCTTTGCTATTTGTCCGCAGCATCCAGTCATGCTGCTtaagaacatggaggttctattccAGTTAATGAGCTGTTGCCAGAACTCCTCCCAGTGAGTTGGCCGAACCCTACTAACCTTTCGTCTGCTGTGCGCTTCCTGATGGACCTCTCCTTGGACGGccctgtgagaggagagctggtcttgtgatagcaagcatgaactgtcccctttgctaagcagggtctgccctggttttcatttgaatgggagactacatgtgagcactgtgaggttTTCTCgtaggggatgggaccgctctgggaagagcagaaggttccaagttccctccctggcagcatctccaagagagggctgagagagactcctgcctgcaaccttggagaagccgctgccagtctgggtagacgatacccaggcaaggagagctggtctggtgggagcaagcatgacttgtccccttagctaagcagggtctgctctggttgcatttgaatgggggacttgatgtgtgagcactggaagagattcccctcgggggatggagccgctctgggaagagcagaagaaggtcccaagttccctccctggcagcatctccaagatagggctgggagagattcctgcccgcaaccttggagaagccgctgccagactggtagacaatcctgagctagatggaccaagggtctgactcagtaaacggcagcttcctgtattttcCCTTAGGCATGCAATAGAGGCTGGGATAAACGGGGACGGAATACTCATTTATTTCACTTTTGCACACTTGGGCTGAATTACAAATAGGGTAAGAAGTTTTAAGAAGTTGTGCCGAAGGCTCTGCAGTTCTGTCCCTTTTGCCAGAGCTTTGGGGAGCCATCAGCATGCAAAAGGCGCTTGACAAGGTGGACCCCATCAAAAGGGCATCAGTGGAATCGGGGACTTTAATATCAAAACCCTGGAATGGCAGGGCAGGAAGGGTGTCTGCTTTTGGGGgaaggaagtggagagagaggaaggggagaggaagtaAAAGCAAGCCTGAGCCTCCCAAGGGAGATTTAAAATGGCACATTTGTGCTCTcattcagccagccaatcagatttccAGTACTGGTTGGAAGGGGTGGGAGGAAAAAGCATGCCCAGACTCCGGGAGATCTGCTTCAGATAAGCTGACTGCCAGTAGCTCCTGAACACCCCTCATGCCGGCTTCTGCTCTGTAGAAAGCAAGCTCATGTCTTTATTGTCCCTTATGCCCGCCCAGGAATTTTGTTCCCTTTTCTTGCCCTGCAACTTAAAACAcaggaacatatgaacagcccggCTGGTTCAGGAACAACTTGGCCCATCCAGACCTgtggttgcttccctgcaactgggattgagaggcatcgtgcctctgaggccggaggtggcccacagccaccagactagtagccactgatagacctgtcctccacggatttggctcagccccttttaaagacacccAAACTATTGGCTGCAACTACTTCCCgggtcagagaattccatagattaattatgcactgtgtgaaaaaaaaaTACTGACTTGTGTCAGTCCTACATTCCCTGCAAAGCACTTCCATGGGCCGAGCATGAGAGAGATGATTTTCTAGTGTTCTTTCCacctcatgcataattttatagacctctatcatgtctcccctcaattgcctttttttctaaactacataagaacataggaagctgccatatacagagtcagtccccaggtctatctagttcagaattgtctacacaggctggcagtggcttctccaaggtcaccccgagccccatcttggagatgccagggaggaaacttggaaacttctgcctgcaagcaggcggGTGCTCTTCtcacagcagccccatcccctaaggggaatttcttacagtgcccacCGACGTAGtctcccgtccaaatgcaaaccagggtggaccctgcttagcaaaggggaccattcatgcttgctaccacaagaccagctctcctcccacggtTAGCTAAAAACTTAGGAGATGGTTTTGCTTTTTGCAGGGAACCGGACGTCCCCACCACCCTGGCGGCTGAAATTGCGGAGGCGACGGACTGGCGGCGGGCCTGCTTCTCCTCCCGCGATTCGGAGCCGATTCGGAGCCGATTCGGAGCCATGCAGTCTCCGAAGAAGAGCTTGATTTGCAACCTGAACCACGTCCACCTGCAGCACGTCTCTCTGGGCCTCCACTTGTCCCGCCACCCGGAGCTCCAGGAAGACGCCAACCCCTTGGCGCCCGGAAGGCAGACGGGCTGCCTGGCCTGTCAGGAAGATGGCGGCGGGGCCCCCGATGAGGTGGACGCCAACTCCAACAACCCGTCCTTGCCATGCCGCTGCTGCGATTCCCACCTGCTGCAGCTGGACAGCAAGCTGGGCCTCCAGAACCAGCCCCTCTCGCCCCACCGCCCAGTCCTGgaggatgaggaagaggaggccGTCGGCTCGCCCTCGGATCCAGGCTCCTCCTCCGCCAGCAGCTGCTCCGATCTCAGCCTCGATGACTCGCCCGTCTCGGTGTACTATAAGGCGCTCCCCACGGCGGAGGCCCAGAGCCCCGACAACCAGCCCAATATTGTCCCCCTGGAAGACGCCAGccatgtcccctccctggctgagCGTGAAGACGCTGCGAATCTCAACGTCCGAATCGGCCAGCGTCCCACCACGCCCCGTGTCTGGGACAGTCCCGATAGCCTCTGCAGTAGCAGCTCTTCGGAGTCTCCGTCGGACACCGCCTCCCCCTGCCCGGAAGGCCTGGCCAAGCCGCTTCCTCTCGGTCCCTTCGGCACCCCCCTGGTTGTGCCGCCCTTCCCTCGTCCCTGCAGGGCCCCCCCAGCGGTGCCCGACTCCCGTGTCGgggccaaactggattcgaaCTGCAACGCCCTCCTGGTGCAGGAAAGCAAGGCCGGAAACCTCTCCTCCTCGGGGCGGCTGGATGTCAACTCCAACCGGGCCGGGTTCACCGGtgtgccccctccagtgcccccCAGGACCAAGAGGGGACTGCTGGGGCTGAAGCGGGGCGAAGCCGGGAAGCCAGTGGCCCCCCCAGCTCCGACCCAGTTGCTGCTTGGCCCCAGCGGCCCGCCAGGTGAGGGGGCCAGGAAGAACATCACGTCCTTCCACGAGTTGGCACAGCAGCGGAAGAGGGGCGCCCCCACGCTGCTGCCCCCTCTGCCGGTGAGGAAGGATCAGAGTGACTGGCTGATCGTCTTCTCCCCCGACACGGAGCTGCCCCCCTGCAGCGAGCTCACTGTCGGGAGTGCCCCCGTCCAGGAGGCCGCCGGACCCCTGAGCTCGCCGGAGGAGCCGCCCGACCCTCCGGGCGGCGTCCAGAGAGGGGTGACGACCTTCAAGGAGCTGCGCTTCCGCAAGCAGAAGGGCCAGCTCGCCACGAAAGCGGGCACCCAGCCTCCCCAGCCGGGGGATCTGGGCAAGGGCGTGCCGGACGGCAACGCTGCCGAGGAGGTGGACCCGGAGCCCCGACGGAACGGGCTGTTCCGGGCCCCGAAGGAGATCTTGCCTCGGAGGAAGAAATCCCGGCCGGGCCTGCAGCCCATCGTGGAGGGCAGCGGCGAAGAGAGGGAGGATGGCCGGGCAGAGCAGAAGCCACCCACCCGGAGCTTAGCAGGCACACCCAGCTGGAGGGACCCCTGGGTGCCGGGGAAAGCGGAGTTAGGAGACCGGTGCCGTGCAGAGGGTGAGACCTGTTGCTTCCCCCAGACGCAGGGCTCAGTTGccgagggttggggagggggccagAACCTGACCGCGCCAGGGTGGAGGGGGGGCCGAGCTGTAACACCCCCCTCTGACTTGTGACTCCACTGTGACCCCTGCAGAAATCTTCCTCCCAAGGCCTCCCTGTTGCTGTCCGGAGCATTGAATACTCCGACTCCCCCACTCGCGAACAGAGGTCACCATCCACTGGGGAGCTTTTCTGCACAAGCCCCCCCCCTGAAATTAACCTTGTTGACCTTGCCCCGGAGAGCCTCCCGGTGGATCGGGCCCTGTGGGTCAGATCTGGCTCCACGCTTGAGCAGCACCCAAAATGAGCTCCCTTGCTATCAGTatcgtatttacccgaatcggagcctgaatttaagacgacttAAAAAGGAGAGGTTGAATACAGCTTGTACTGTACCTGGACACTTACTGAAAAAAcgaacagggctctgaatttaagacggcaTCCTGTTTTCTGATATTAAAAAAccctggtcttggattcaggtaaatacagtaatatctgtaggctgcttttcaacaacagtatTTAAAGCGGTTtccataggaaaataaataaataataaataagatggtttcctcctatcccaaaagggctcgcaGTTTAAAGCGAAAtcaaaggcagacaccagcaatagccactggagggatgctgtgctggggatggatagggccagttgctctccccctgctaaatacaagatatTCACCACCTTagaaaggtgtctcttttctcAGCGAGCAGAGGTAGCTACCTGGTCTCAGTTAGCAGACCTACCTTTGCTTTATGgaggagggttgccaacttcttTGCCTTGCTCCTGCTCTTGTGCCTTGTAACAGCAGTTTGATCTGCAGACACTAGCAAGCAAATTGTGCTCGTCTCTGTGCTGTGAATCATTTTTTGCCTGTTGATTTGTGCAGACTGAACAGCTGCTAACCGGAGAAATGCAGGCTGTGTtatttcccacccaccaccacccttctggTCACTTGGCAACTTCTCCTGGTTGGATTGTTTCTGCTTTCGCCTCCTTCCAGATAGAATCAGGGTCTTGGGAGATTAGCGAAGTCTGGTGGGAGTGATTGGGTTCCTTGTGGAGTGGGAATAGTTGGATCAATTAGCTGATCTAATAGATTAACTAACTAAAAATTGCAGCCCGtttattcattattcattcatttacaatatttataccctgccctacCAGTACAGTACTGCTCGGGACGGCTGTCGGTCCATAAAAACAATACACTGTAAAGGCAATATAATACTCATAAAATAGCAACGAACTAAATACAGATCTCGGTTAAAcaccaaatttaaaattacaagttagCACATTAAAAAGTTAGAAAACCAACGGCTATGGTTACAAACAGCTAAAATGTTCTAATGCTTCTCTAaaaatgtgggtttttaaaagagcCCGAGGGAGGGAGTGTGGCAGAGCTCTTccgggagggcgttccaaagccgaggggccacgaccgaaaaggccctgtctctagtccccgccaaccgggtTTCTCTtcgtggcggggccatgagcagggtctgGGATACTGAacggagagccctggcaggttcatatgggtgggTGTCGTCCGACAGTTACCCCGGCCATGAGGGACACTGCTCTCCCCCATCCTACCCCATCTCATCCCATACCCCTGCCATAGCTCCTTGTCTGTGCTTCTTTCCATTCCTTTTAACGCTGCTTTTTCTGGGCTGATGACTGACCTACTTCGTGGACCAGGACTATGCACAGCCGGGCTAGGCTGAGAACCGTGCAGTGTCATGGATGGGCTTTTGGGTTTGCACTGGGGAATTAGGTTCAGATTCCCCACTTGGCCTTGATGAAGCTCAGCAAGAGACCTTAAGGCAGTCAcagtagccctgttcacatgctatgttcaacacctgtaaaggtaaagtgttccgtcggtgttggtgtcgactcgtgggtggcacccacagagccctgtggttgtctttggtagaatacaggaggggttgaccattgcctcttcccgcccagtatgagatgatgcctttctgcatcttcctgtatcgctgctgcccgatagaggtgtttcccatagtctggggaacataccagcggagattcgaaccagcaacctctggcttgctagttaagtcatacCACGCATTTGTGGGGCCTGTACCCGGGtccagttttaaaatgaatggaggtacagtcattcacacacaaacatgtatggGCATACAgaatctgtacactcgtacaacataatgtctgaatagggccgaTTAACGCTGTCTGAGCCACCtcatagagttgttgtgaggataaaatgggatgaCCCTTTTGacttctccttggaggaaagttGGGATGACAGATGGAAGGGTAGTCTGGGTTGTCTCCGTCTGAATCCAgcactaaccactgcaccacaatGTTTTTGAATGCGCAGGATGGGTTTCTGGCTGGCGTGGCTACTGCTAGACAATATACAGACCCTTccagtatcttttttttttttttaagtgtttggccATCAGAAACACTGCATTTATGCCTCTTAAGTTCCTTGCACGCAGAATAGCGGAGTCCTCCTTTAGTGGCATCCTGTacctctctctgctgccacctccacgaTGCATCTGTAACCATGAAATGAACCTCTAGGAttcccaatttattgtggccggggatgatgggagttgtagttcagcaacacctggagtcccgcaggttgggaacccctactctGTAGGAAAAGAAAATATGTAAGGGTTCtgtagtgtttttgtttgtttgttttgagagCTGGAAATGGACGGAAACAGGGTTTGCTGCTTGTATCTAGTACACCTGCCTATCTCTGGCCAAAGAGGCGTTGCGGACTTTTGTATGTTTCCCAAACCCTTTGGACCAGAGATGATTAGTGTGGGTCGAACGAAATATGTGTTTACACCATGGGAAAGTAACATTTctcttaagaaagaaagaaagaaagaaagaaagaaagacagactgCCTCtctgggggggaaacccaaaaactattctctttctctctccactccagcctcCAACACACACCTTGGCTTGAGTTACCTGGGGATAGGTGGGTGGGATGGATTTGCTCTGATTGGTTAGGCTGGCTTGCAATCAGACCTTGGCAAACTTCTCCCTTCTTGGCTGTTTTCCTTCTCCATAAGCCGCCCCTCTCCTGCCCTGTGGTTTataggaggaagcaggaaggagaAAACTAGTTTCTCTTTTGTGCTCTGGCGTGTTCAATCTTCCGGGTTTTGTGTTTTCTGCAAGCAGACTGTACTCTttggcaccctcctcctcctcctttaaacACCCTAGTCTGGGGCCGACCGCAGAACCTATAGCTGCTGACTTTTCTGGCTTGGAAAAGGGATTGTTTTAGGTAAAGTAACCTCAGCCACGGACACCACGGTAAAAACAGGGTCTAGGGATTTCTGACTCTCTTTTttatgcatggggtgggggcggcactGGGATTTCTAGGTAATTCCCGATGTTTGCGGGCAAATGCTTGCTTGCCTGCAGTCGGATCAAGAAGAAGCGTATTCCTCTTCCAGGAGAGCAAAGTCGCTTCCTTGCTAGAACTTGTTTGCTGGTCTGCAGTTGGCGGGCAGTGGAATTAGAATAGCCGTtcatatttttgtttatttatcccaattaatttatatactgctcttcctaaGGTGGCTCAGCGtagtttacatttaaaataaaatttttaaaaaccccaacagaataaaacaatgaaaaattaaaacaacaacatttaaaccagattaaaactaaaaaactagatattattaaaagctgggctaaaaaggtgggtcttcgaggctctcctgaaggcctcagaggaagataatcctcttatattcaGCGGGGTGGCAACTGAAAAGGCACCTGAAGACgaacccctcctgattatcttaatgagcggtggggatcacgTAGAAAAAGGTGCACTCTCAGTATATAGTACTATATTGTCCAGCAGCACCTTTCCCCATGGTGAAGATCCTCTAACATTGACTCACAAGTAAGTCCTATTTAGAAAATGCTCCTGGTGGTCTCAATTCAAAGTTATTGATTGTAGGTGCTGCCCTTTTGGGTCACAGTTggtgggaagtagggatgtgcacgaaccggttcggtggCCCTTTTATGGattgccgaaccggttcggaggtacGACACTGACCAGTCCACTTCCGGTACGACGCTAACCGGGGATGAGCACTCTCCCTGAGCCTgaaaggtaacacacacacctCACTTCCCGGGAGTGCACGAATTTGTTCGCGCACACCTGTTCGTTCCTAGTGGGAAGGGCTGGTGATGAGAGTAGCCTGTATTTGCCCCTTTGAATTGCCCCTTAAACAGCCCCTCAGAACTGCCCCCGTGGGGCCAACCTCTGAGGCCAGGGCACGGGGTCTCCTCCCCCAGGGTCACTCCTGAGCAGGCCACGGTGGGGTTTCTTCCCACCCTGCGTGTCTCATAttcattatgtgtgtgtgtgtggtattttttgtctgcctgcctgccctgggcTTCCGGAATTaacattctctctcttttcatgtcccctccctcctttcctgccCCCAAACCCTCCTGCCTGGACACGTCCGGCCCTGCTATACCCATCCACCATTTGGGCTTGTCGTCTCGTGCCTTTTGTCTTGGGTTCTCCAACATTGTCATGTCCATCCATCCCTCTGTCctcaacaacaacacaacactgcttccccaccccctgcctccttgcctcccccacctccttgCCTCCCCCGCCTCCTTGCCTCCCCCGCCTCCCCTGCCTCTTTGCCTCCCCGCCTCTTTGCCTCCCCCTtgcctcccctgcctcccccGCCTCTTTGCCTCCCCCGCCTCCTTGCCTCCCCCGCCTCCCCCGCCTCCTTGCCTCCCCGCCTCCCCCGCCTCTTTGCCTCCCCCCTCCTTGCCTCCCCCCTTGcctcccctgcctcccctgcctctttGCCTCCCCCGCCTCTTTGCCTCCCCCCTCCTtgcctcccctgcctccccccctcctTGCCTCCCCCGCCTCTTTGCCTCCCCGCCTCCTTGCCTCCCCCgcctccctccttgcctccctgcctccttgcTCGGGTATGGCCTGCTTCCACCTCTGCATTCTCCACCCCCTCCCGCCTGCACTCttcgcccccctgccccctccccagcttgcTCGTCTCAGCCCCAGACTCTTCTCTTCCATTTCTCGCTGGTCGACGGCAAGCCGGCCGAGACGCCTCGCCCCTCGCTCTGCCCCGGCTTGGAGAGCGTGGAGCTGACCTCTCCGGCCCCCTCGggcccagccttctgccccaggctcCAGGCCCTGTCCTGCGAGGAGGTCTGCCTCCTGGCCGGCCAGCAGGGCCAGGTTTTCGGCACGCTGTCCCCGGAAGAGCTGCTCCCCATCCGCCTCTCCCCCATCGGGGCCTACTCCCCTCCCGCGAGGAGCGTCTTGCCTTTCCTGGATAGCCCCGACCTGGCTGTGCTCTTCTCCCCGCTCTTCCCACGCAGCAGAACCTTCCCCGCCTTAGCTTTCCCGGCCCGCCAGGTCCCCCAGCTGCCGTTCGGAGCCCGGGGCCCCCTCCGCGGACAGGCCGGAGCAGTGCCTGGGGGAATGTCCCAGGACGGTGCGGGAGCCAAGAAGCCGGGACACCCCAAGCCACGTAAGCCGCCTCCGAGTCCCCCTGCTCGGTTTCATCTCCTTGCCCTGATCCCtccaaagcagggtttcttaaccttggggcccccagatgttgttggactacaactcccagaatccccagacatggcctttgtggctgagggttctgggagttgtagtccaacaacatctgggtggggtggggtggggcaaggttaagaagccctgctCCAAAGCATGGAATAAAATCGTGCTAAGGCTGAGAGCCTCCAGTATCCAGTCACGGAGacggagagctggccttggggcagcaagcacgaatttccccctttgctaagctgggtctgccctggtttgcatttggatgggagacggcgtgtgtgagcactgtaagatattctccttaggggacggggctgctctgggaagagcacctgcctgcttgcatgtatgcagaaggttccacgttccctccctggcatctccagatagggctgggagagacgcctgcctgcaaccctgcagaagccgctgccagtctgggtagacagtactgagctagatggaccaagggtctgactcagtctatggcagcttcctatgtgatggCTTGGCTGCTTTATCTCTGTGACTGGCTGCTCTGAGTTTGC
The Hemicordylus capensis ecotype Gifberg chromosome 14, rHemCap1.1.pri, whole genome shotgun sequence genome window above contains:
- the RUSC1 gene encoding AP-4 complex accessory subunit RUSC1 isoform X2; protein product: MQSPKKSLICNLNHVHLQHVSLGLHLSRHPELQEDANPLAPGRQTGCLACQEDGGGAPDEVDANSNNPSLPCRCCDSHLLQLDSKLGLQNQPLSPHRPVLEDEEEEAVGSPSDPGSSSASSCSDLSLDDSPVSVYYKALPTAEAQSPDNQPNIVPLEDASHVPSLAEREDAANLNVRIGQRPTTPRVWDSPDSLCSSSSSESPSDTASPCPEGLAKPLPLGPFGTPLVVPPFPRPCRAPPAVPDSRVGAKLDSNCNALLVQESKAGNLSSSGRLDVNSNRAGFTGVPPPVPPRTKRGLLGLKRGEAGKPVAPPAPTQLLLGPSGPPGEGARKNITSFHELAQQRKRGAPTLLPPLPVRKDQSDWLIVFSPDTELPPCSELTVGSAPVQEAAGPLSSPEEPPDPPGGVQRGVTTFKELRFRKQKGQLATKAGTQPPQPGDLGKGVPDGNAAEEVDPEPRRNGLFRAPKEILPRRKKSRPGLQPIVEGSGEEREDGRAEQKPPTRSLAGTPSWRDPWVPGKAELGDRCRAEACSSQPQTLLFHFSLVDGKPAETPRPSLCPGLESVELTSPAPSGPAFCPRLQALSCEEVCLLAGQQGQVFGTLSPEELLPIRLSPIGAYSPPARSVLPFLDSPDLAVLFSPLFPRSRTFPALAFPARQVPQLPFGARGPLRGQAGAVPGGMSQDGAGAKKPGHPKPLRHSQSFGGVPSTGRLRGSDADQASAQLREQKKALLVAVSASVDRIVAHFSTARNLVQKAQLGDSRLSPDVGYLVLSTLCPALRALVGDGLKPFQKDVITGQRPSSPWSVVEASAKPGPHTRSLNALYWRVSRLSPLRNNQQRFHAFILGLLNMKQLEQWFAHLQRNSELISALYLPTAFLVLSRGFCRRWAEELLLLLQPLSMLTFQLDLLFEHHHLPLDVRPMPRQTAAPPGAPPAASRKTGGPGSPDPARPQLSLLAGLSEGPLAQSSPLHEPQAGFPLHQRLLRWGDRLGQTLLGSEASPGKETGPRGPPPEADGQQRSWWEQLSRASGVYASPTSAKGEGFPATRWTKLQMAVGGAVKEACAGAEDVAARSGTHPPGSGTPRQAPACKPESSAEGVAAQPPERTGPGAGEPCPADTRPEVAQTPDAGHAPGSRKGNWLGWLFGASPPGTPGCPPDPDGSVPKSRRPSSWLPPTMNVLALVMKAAPAEKSWPEESWEVGSPDPLQPYRAVRALCDHSGSGENHLSFRQGDVLQVLDTVDEDWIRCCRGNSRGLVPVGYTSLIL